In Haloterrigena turkmenica DSM 5511, a single genomic region encodes these proteins:
- a CDS encoding carbohydrate kinase family protein, with the protein MTRDVLVAGETLIDFIPERPGPLEDVPGFDRRPGGAPANVAVGLARLEDPPLFWTRVGADPFGRYLEGVLADEGLPDRFVERDSDAKTTLAFVTHDETGDREFTFYREDTADTRFEPGRIDDATLESLEWVHAGGVTLASEPAREATLDLLERAAAAGCTTSFDPNFRPELWPDEETFASVGREALAHVDVCKATVGELERLGFEATADGSRSAPDAIARGVLEGGTGGDGPHTVFVTRGSEGAVAAASERAPWTDSPGNAESNVRVASHAGFDVDVIDTTGAGDAFVAGAIAAFRDGRSLEETLAFAGAVAATATTDAGAMAALPTRSAVESLLEDGPNS; encoded by the coding sequence ATGACTCGCGACGTACTCGTAGCCGGCGAGACGCTGATCGACTTCATCCCTGAGCGCCCCGGACCGCTCGAGGACGTCCCCGGTTTCGACCGCCGGCCCGGCGGCGCGCCGGCCAACGTCGCCGTCGGCCTCGCGCGACTCGAGGACCCGCCGCTGTTCTGGACCCGCGTCGGCGCGGACCCGTTCGGTCGGTACCTCGAGGGCGTCCTCGCGGACGAGGGACTCCCCGATCGGTTCGTCGAGCGCGACTCCGACGCGAAAACGACGCTCGCGTTCGTCACCCACGACGAGACCGGCGACCGCGAGTTCACCTTCTACCGCGAGGACACCGCCGACACCCGCTTCGAGCCCGGCCGGATCGACGACGCGACGCTCGAGTCCCTCGAGTGGGTCCACGCGGGCGGCGTCACCCTCGCCAGCGAGCCGGCTCGCGAGGCGACGCTCGACCTGCTCGAGCGGGCCGCCGCCGCGGGCTGTACGACCTCGTTCGATCCGAATTTCAGGCCCGAGCTCTGGCCCGACGAGGAGACGTTCGCCAGCGTCGGCCGCGAGGCGCTGGCCCACGTCGACGTCTGCAAGGCGACCGTCGGCGAACTCGAGCGGCTGGGCTTCGAGGCAACCGCTGACGGGTCCCGCTCGGCGCCGGACGCGATCGCTCGAGGGGTCCTCGAAGGCGGGACCGGCGGCGACGGACCGCACACCGTCTTCGTCACGCGCGGGAGCGAGGGCGCCGTCGCGGCCGCGTCGGAACGCGCGCCGTGGACCGACTCGCCGGGGAACGCCGAGTCGAACGTGCGCGTCGCGAGCCACGCCGGGTTCGACGTCGACGTGATCGATACGACCGGTGCGGGCGACGCGTTCGTCGCCGGCGCCATCGCCGCGTTTCGCGACGGCAGGTCGCTCGAGGAGACGCTCGCGTTCGCGGGCGCGGTCGCCGCGACGGCGACGACTGACGCGGGGGCGATGGCCGCCCTGCCGACCCGAAGCGCGGTCGAGTCGCTGCTCGAGGACGGCCCGAACTCGTAA
- a CDS encoding YihY/virulence factor BrkB family protein, with protein sequence MSTDLRDGLSFGKTVVGGIQEKNVPFMAASIAYQAFISLLPLLVLVFFLVTFVGGDAFADQVSTATEGFLPDSGQLLIENAIEDSPASAGSTIIGLVVLLWGSLKIFRGLDTAFSEIYGTTNENSFFDQIHDALIVFGVIGGALIFAAVATAIVALLPEIPFLGVAQSILLFVVLAIAFFPMYYYFPDVGSSKRQVIPGVVVAALGWTLLQSLFRVYVSFASSSESAGPLGAILLLLTWLYFGGMILLVGAVINAIGTGYLEPGADEEAADETGDETAALEEDSIAATDRDPFVDDGAREREQLAAQVETLRRERDQLENDLNAQRERRYRLEDRVDDLEASAERLEATVENLETENERLRRELEERRETEPAWRRGARTVLRHVRTLNVGTVERRK encoded by the coding sequence ATGTCTACGGATCTTCGCGACGGCCTCTCCTTCGGGAAGACGGTCGTCGGCGGTATTCAGGAGAAGAACGTGCCGTTCATGGCGGCGAGCATCGCCTATCAGGCGTTTATCTCGCTACTGCCGCTGCTCGTGCTCGTGTTCTTCCTCGTCACGTTCGTGGGCGGCGACGCGTTCGCCGATCAGGTCTCGACCGCGACGGAGGGCTTTCTCCCCGATAGCGGTCAGTTGTTAATCGAGAACGCGATCGAGGACTCACCGGCGTCGGCGGGGTCGACGATCATCGGTCTCGTCGTGCTGCTGTGGGGGTCGCTGAAGATATTCCGCGGGCTCGACACGGCGTTCTCGGAGATCTACGGGACGACCAACGAGAACTCGTTTTTCGACCAGATCCACGACGCGCTGATCGTCTTCGGCGTCATCGGCGGCGCACTCATCTTCGCGGCCGTCGCGACCGCGATCGTCGCGCTCCTGCCGGAGATCCCCTTCCTCGGCGTCGCGCAGTCGATCCTGCTGTTCGTCGTCCTCGCGATCGCGTTCTTCCCGATGTACTACTACTTCCCCGACGTCGGCTCCTCGAAGCGACAGGTGATCCCCGGCGTCGTCGTCGCGGCCCTCGGCTGGACGCTGCTCCAGTCGCTGTTCCGCGTGTACGTCTCTTTCGCCTCCAGTTCGGAATCCGCGGGCCCGCTTGGCGCCATCCTCCTGCTGTTGACGTGGCTCTACTTCGGCGGGATGATCCTGCTGGTGGGCGCCGTCATCAACGCCATCGGGACGGGCTACCTCGAGCCCGGCGCCGACGAGGAGGCAGCGGATGAGACCGGCGACGAGACGGCCGCTCTCGAGGAGGACTCGATCGCCGCGACCGACCGCGACCCCTTCGTCGACGACGGCGCGCGGGAGCGCGAGCAACTCGCCGCCCAAGTCGAGACCCTCCGGCGCGAGCGCGACCAACTGGAAAACGACCTGAACGCCCAGCGCGAGCGCCGCTACCGGCTCGAGGATCGCGTCGACGACCTCGAGGCGAGCGCGGAGCGCCTGGAGGCGACGGTCGAGAACCTCGAGACCGAGAACGAACGCCTGCGTCGCGAACTCGAGGAGCGACGGGAGACGGAGCCGGCGTGGCGACGCGGGGCTCGAACGGTGTTGCGCCACGTCCGGACGCTGAACGTCGGCACCGTCGAGCGACGGAAGTAG
- a CDS encoding metal ABC transporter substrate-binding protein: MNRTRRSLLGAGGTLLAASAFAGCLDDLDLAEQEYDTGYAALFSLWDWADQVSGETMTFKNPVGTGESGHGWSPPGDLTRDVADAGVFVYLDTPEFSWAQDIASTLEGDYDDVIVVDGFAGLDDQLLEWDHETGSDGHDHESDNETHEDGEHSHEDENHSEDGDHEHDRSSFDPHAWLDPVLARDILENIVDGLVEAHPDEEETFRANADEYAAVLEDVDQQLEALVEDAERQTAVFAGHDSFTYLEERYGFELHTPVGVSPNEEPSQGEISETIDHIDENGVDTILYDAFDAPEGQYPPLVETLLDDSDATDAMPLSTASGTLASWEDEGWGYREQMEEINIPAFREALDAQ, encoded by the coding sequence ATGAACCGAACACGGCGGTCGCTGCTGGGTGCCGGTGGGACCCTTCTCGCTGCGAGCGCGTTTGCCGGCTGTCTCGACGATTTAGACCTCGCAGAACAGGAGTACGACACGGGGTACGCCGCCCTCTTTAGCCTCTGGGACTGGGCCGATCAGGTCAGCGGCGAGACGATGACGTTCAAGAACCCGGTAGGAACCGGCGAGTCGGGCCACGGCTGGAGTCCGCCGGGCGACCTCACCCGCGACGTCGCCGACGCGGGCGTCTTCGTCTATCTCGACACGCCCGAGTTCTCGTGGGCCCAGGACATCGCGTCGACGCTCGAGGGGGACTACGACGACGTGATCGTCGTCGACGGCTTCGCGGGACTCGACGATCAATTGCTCGAGTGGGACCACGAGACCGGGTCCGACGGACACGATCACGAGAGCGATAACGAGACGCACGAAGACGGTGAGCACAGTCACGAAGACGAGAACCACAGCGAGGACGGCGACCATGAGCACGATCGCTCTTCGTTCGATCCCCACGCCTGGCTCGATCCCGTCCTCGCGCGGGACATCCTCGAGAACATCGTCGACGGCCTCGTCGAGGCCCATCCCGACGAAGAGGAGACGTTCCGAGCCAACGCCGACGAGTACGCCGCTGTCCTCGAGGACGTCGATCAGCAACTCGAGGCGCTCGTCGAGGACGCGGAGCGCCAGACCGCCGTCTTCGCCGGCCACGATTCCTTCACCTATCTCGAGGAGCGCTACGGCTTCGAACTGCACACGCCCGTCGGGGTCTCCCCCAACGAGGAGCCGAGCCAGGGAGAGATTTCGGAGACCATCGATCACATCGACGAGAACGGGGTCGACACGATCCTCTACGACGCCTTCGACGCCCCCGAAGGCCAGTACCCTCCTCTCGTCGAGACGCTCCTCGACGACAGCGACGCGACCGACGCGATGCCCCTCTCGACGGCTTCGGGGACCCTCGCCTCGTGGGAGGACGAAGGCTGGGGCTACCGTGAGCAAATGGAAGAGATAAACATCCCCGCGTTCAGAGAAGCACTAGACGCACAGTGA
- a CDS encoding metal ABC transporter ATP-binding protein, with the protein MTVVDIQNVTFAYGDQPAVRDVSLAVEEGDLLGLIGPNGSGKTTLLHLMLGLLSPDSGRIELFGEPVDEFDDGERIGYVSQQATSGGGTMPVTVREAVTMGRFAHVGHGRIREEDREIVADAIETVGIEDLADRQVNQLSGGQRQRAYIARALASEADLLALDEPTVGVDAESRDAFYQLLESLNEDGITIILIEHDIGVVTDRANRIACINTELYHHGDTESFVESDALTEAYGATGQVVHHHH; encoded by the coding sequence GTGACCGTCGTCGACATCCAGAACGTGACGTTCGCCTACGGTGACCAGCCCGCGGTCCGCGACGTCTCCTTAGCCGTCGAGGAGGGCGATCTGCTCGGACTGATCGGCCCCAACGGCTCCGGGAAGACGACACTCTTGCATCTCATGCTCGGTCTTCTCAGCCCCGACAGCGGCCGGATCGAACTCTTCGGCGAACCGGTCGACGAGTTCGACGACGGCGAGCGGATCGGCTACGTCTCCCAGCAGGCGACCAGCGGCGGCGGGACGATGCCGGTCACCGTCCGCGAGGCCGTGACCATGGGTCGGTTCGCCCACGTCGGCCACGGCCGGATTCGGGAGGAAGACCGCGAGATCGTCGCCGACGCCATCGAGACGGTCGGCATCGAGGACCTCGCCGACCGACAGGTCAACCAGCTCTCGGGCGGCCAGCGACAGCGCGCCTACATCGCGCGGGCGCTGGCCTCCGAGGCCGATCTGCTCGCACTCGACGAGCCGACCGTCGGGGTCGACGCCGAGTCCCGCGACGCCTTCTACCAGTTGCTCGAGTCGCTCAACGAGGACGGGATCACGATCATCCTGATCGAGCACGACATCGGCGTCGTCACGGACCGCGCGAACCGAATCGCCTGTATCAACACAGAACTGTACCACCACGGCGACACCGAGTCGTTCGTCGAGAGCGACGCGCTCACCGAAGCTTACGGGGCGACGGGACAGGTCGTCCACCACCACCATTGA
- a CDS encoding metal ABC transporter permease: protein MHRETRLRLELIGIGATGLLAAVMIGFLALDYLQDYTVAGALYEQYRIAGRLLDYVLGTNVFRHPFMWRSIATGVLIGIVAPLVGTYLVHREMALIGETLAHTAFAGVAIGLLFSATTDLGVSLLLAALVVGILGALGVQWLTEHTDTYGDVPIAIMLTGSFAVGTLIISYGRGMTGINVEDYLFGSISVVTPGGARLMAVLSVLVVAVVVATYKQLLFITFDEQAARVARLNVTWYNTLLIVMTAVVVVGAMQILGVILVAAMLVIPVAAATQIAHSFRETLFCSILFGQVSILGGFAVSIGGSLPTGGSIVVVAIACYLLAIAASSRSTAAISTH, encoded by the coding sequence ATGCACCGCGAGACGAGACTTCGGCTGGAACTGATCGGAATCGGCGCGACGGGACTGCTGGCGGCGGTTATGATCGGCTTTCTCGCCCTCGACTATCTGCAGGACTACACCGTCGCGGGAGCGCTGTACGAACAGTACCGCATCGCCGGCCGGCTGCTGGACTACGTCCTCGGGACGAACGTCTTCAGACATCCGTTCATGTGGCGCTCGATCGCGACGGGGGTCCTGATCGGGATCGTCGCGCCGCTCGTGGGGACGTACCTCGTCCACCGCGAGATGGCGCTGATCGGCGAGACGCTCGCCCACACGGCCTTCGCCGGCGTCGCGATCGGCTTGCTGTTCAGCGCCACGACGGATCTGGGCGTCTCGCTGCTGCTGGCGGCGCTGGTCGTCGGGATCCTCGGCGCGCTCGGCGTCCAGTGGCTGACCGAACACACCGACACCTACGGCGACGTGCCGATCGCGATCATGCTGACCGGCAGCTTCGCCGTCGGGACGCTCATCATCAGCTACGGTCGGGGCATGACCGGGATCAACGTCGAGGACTACCTCTTCGGGAGCATCTCCGTCGTCACGCCCGGCGGCGCGCGGCTGATGGCCGTACTGAGCGTCCTCGTCGTCGCCGTCGTCGTCGCGACCTACAAGCAGCTCCTCTTTATCACGTTCGACGAGCAGGCCGCCCGCGTCGCGCGGCTCAACGTGACCTGGTACAACACCCTGCTGATCGTCATGACGGCCGTGGTCGTCGTCGGCGCGATGCAGATCCTCGGCGTCATCCTCGTCGCCGCGATGCTCGTCATCCCGGTCGCGGCCGCCACGCAGATCGCTCACAGCTTCCGCGAGACGCTGTTCTGCTCGATCCTGTTCGGGCAGGTGTCGATCCTCGGCGGCTTCGCCGTCTCGATCGGCGGCAGTCTGCCGACCGGCGGCTCGATCGTCGTCGTCGCCATCGCCTGTTACCTGCTCGCGATCGCCGCCTCGAGTCGGTCGACGGCGGCGATTTCGACGCACTGA
- a CDS encoding acetate--CoA ligase family protein — protein MGRLAELFDPETVAVVGATDREGAVGRAITANLRDRFDGEVVPINPGRDEVLGLECYSDVSSAPPIDLAVVVVPPDAVIDALNDLGEAGTRNVVVITAGFSETGGEGADRERRLREVAEEYDLNVVGPNSLGVMATPSGMNATFGPEHALEGSISFMSQSGAFITAVLDWANEQEIGFQDVVSLGNKAVLDETDFVREWGDDPDTDVIIGYLEDIDDGQEFIEAAREVTDDTPIVLVKSGRTDAGAQAASSHTGAIAGSERAYEAGLEQAGVLRARSVQELFDYARALAGLPEPESDGVAVVTNAGGPGVLTTDAVGDSTLEMAGFTDETIDRLSEAMPDEANVYNPIDAIGDADVDRFGEALEIALEDPNVGSAVVVAAPTAVLSYDELAETVIDKLEAHDTPVVTCLMGGGRARDAEETLRESGIPNYFDPSRAVSGLDALARFRDIRERTVGEPERFDVDRKRAHEILERARRRDDNRLGVESMELLEAYGIPTPDGEIVDDPDRAREVAESIAGDVVMKIVSPDISHKSDIGGVKVGVPDDEVYDAYEDLVARARNYQPDATILGVQVQEMLDLETATETIVGMNRDPQFGPLLLFGLGGIFVEILEDTSVRVAPIGESEARDMIDEIQAAPLLRGARGREPADVEGVVETIQRLSQLVTDFPAVLELDVNPLVAGPDGVQAIDLRLTVDPDELPDETDTEDEYV, from the coding sequence ATGGGACGGTTAGCCGAACTTTTCGACCCCGAGACCGTCGCCGTGGTCGGCGCGACCGACCGCGAGGGCGCCGTCGGCCGCGCGATCACCGCGAACCTGCGAGACCGGTTCGACGGCGAGGTCGTGCCGATCAATCCCGGCCGCGACGAGGTGCTCGGGCTCGAGTGCTATTCGGACGTGTCGAGTGCGCCGCCGATCGATCTGGCGGTGGTCGTCGTACCGCCCGACGCGGTGATCGACGCGCTGAACGATCTCGGCGAGGCCGGGACGCGAAACGTCGTCGTCATCACCGCCGGCTTCTCGGAGACCGGCGGCGAGGGGGCCGACCGCGAACGGCGGCTGCGCGAGGTCGCCGAGGAGTACGACCTCAACGTCGTCGGCCCCAACAGCCTCGGGGTCATGGCCACGCCGAGCGGCATGAACGCCACCTTCGGCCCCGAGCACGCCCTCGAGGGCTCGATCTCATTCATGAGCCAGTCGGGCGCGTTCATCACGGCCGTCTTAGACTGGGCCAACGAGCAGGAGATCGGCTTCCAGGACGTCGTCTCGCTCGGGAACAAGGCCGTGCTCGACGAGACGGACTTCGTCCGCGAATGGGGCGACGACCCAGATACCGACGTCATCATCGGCTACCTCGAGGACATCGACGACGGGCAGGAGTTCATCGAGGCCGCCCGCGAGGTGACCGACGACACCCCGATCGTCCTCGTCAAGTCCGGCCGGACCGACGCCGGCGCGCAGGCCGCCTCCTCGCACACGGGCGCGATCGCCGGCAGCGAGCGCGCCTACGAGGCGGGGCTCGAGCAGGCCGGCGTCCTCCGCGCCCGCTCGGTCCAGGAGCTGTTCGACTACGCGCGAGCGCTCGCGGGACTCCCCGAACCCGAATCCGACGGTGTCGCCGTCGTCACCAACGCCGGCGGGCCCGGTGTGCTCACCACCGACGCCGTCGGCGACTCGACCCTCGAGATGGCCGGCTTCACCGACGAAACGATCGACCGACTCTCCGAGGCGATGCCCGACGAGGCCAACGTCTACAATCCGATCGACGCCATCGGCGACGCCGACGTCGACCGGTTCGGCGAGGCCTTAGAGATCGCACTCGAGGACCCCAACGTCGGCAGCGCGGTCGTCGTCGCGGCGCCGACGGCCGTCCTCTCCTACGACGAGTTGGCGGAGACGGTCATCGACAAGCTCGAGGCCCACGACACGCCCGTCGTCACCTGTCTGATGGGCGGCGGGCGTGCCCGCGACGCCGAGGAGACGCTGCGCGAGTCGGGGATTCCGAACTACTTCGACCCCTCGCGGGCGGTCTCCGGACTGGACGCCCTCGCCCGGTTTCGGGACATCCGCGAGCGGACCGTCGGCGAGCCCGAGCGGTTCGACGTCGATCGGAAGCGTGCCCACGAGATTCTCGAGCGCGCCCGCCGACGGGACGACAACCGGCTCGGCGTCGAGTCGATGGAGCTGCTCGAGGCCTACGGAATCCCGACGCCCGACGGCGAGATCGTCGACGATCCGGATCGAGCGCGCGAGGTGGCCGAGTCCATCGCGGGCGACGTCGTGATGAAGATCGTCAGCCCCGACATCTCCCACAAGTCCGACATCGGCGGCGTCAAGGTCGGCGTCCCGGACGACGAGGTCTACGACGCCTACGAGGACCTCGTCGCTCGTGCGCGCAACTACCAGCCCGACGCGACGATCCTCGGCGTTCAGGTCCAGGAGATGCTGGACCTCGAGACCGCCACCGAGACCATCGTCGGAATGAACCGCGACCCGCAGTTCGGCCCGCTGTTGCTGTTCGGCCTCGGCGGTATCTTCGTCGAGATCTTAGAGGACACGTCGGTCCGCGTCGCCCCGATCGGCGAGAGCGAGGCCCGCGACATGATCGACGAGATCCAGGCCGCGCCGCTGTTGCGTGGCGCCCGCGGGCGCGAGCCCGCCGACGTCGAGGGCGTCGTCGAGACGATCCAGCGGCTCTCGCAGCTGGTGACCGACTTCCCGGCGGTCCTCGAACTCGACGTTAACCCGCTCGTGGCGGGGCCCGATGGCGTACAGGCAATCGACCTGAGACTCACCGTCGATCCGGACGAACTCCCGGACGAGACGGACACGGAGGACGAATACGTATGA
- a CDS encoding phosphotransacetylase family protein has product MSDTDPTDTDTTPDDTETTDGRQPDEQQGDRRSTDAATTASDTDTILVSSLAESTGKTAITLALARLAAEEGDSVGYMKPKGTRLESNVGKTLDEDPLLARELLDLEAEMHDLEPVVYSPTFVEQAIRGREDPDEIRERVVEAFETLADGRDRMFVEGGGEYDVGGIVDLTDADVAELLDARVVLVASHEVPGDIDDVLAAVDAFGDRLAGVIYNDVADAVYDTLETDVVAALEERGIPVFGVLPSERTLSGVTVGELAEELGASMLVEDGRDAYVERFSVGAMGADSALRHFRRTKDAAVITGGDRAEIHTAALEAPGVRCLILTGGHRPSGAIIGQAAEKGMPILSVQTDTLTTVERAEDVVRSGRTRDAETVDRMAELLTDHTAVDSILDGSR; this is encoded by the coding sequence ATGAGCGACACTGACCCCACTGACACCGACACCACTCCCGACGACACCGAGACGACCGACGGTCGGCAGCCCGACGAGCAGCAGGGTGACCGACGGTCGACTGACGCCGCCACGACTGCGAGTGACACCGATACGATCCTCGTCAGTTCGCTCGCGGAGAGCACCGGCAAGACGGCGATCACGCTGGCACTGGCCCGGCTCGCGGCCGAGGAAGGCGACAGCGTCGGCTACATGAAACCGAAGGGCACCCGACTCGAGAGCAACGTCGGAAAGACCCTGGACGAGGATCCGTTGCTCGCACGCGAACTGCTCGACCTCGAGGCCGAGATGCACGATCTGGAGCCCGTCGTCTACTCGCCGACGTTCGTCGAGCAGGCGATCCGCGGCCGCGAGGACCCCGACGAGATCCGCGAGCGCGTGGTCGAGGCCTTCGAGACGCTCGCCGACGGCCGAGACCGCATGTTCGTCGAGGGCGGCGGCGAGTACGACGTCGGCGGTATCGTCGACCTCACCGACGCCGACGTGGCGGAACTTCTGGACGCCCGCGTCGTCCTCGTGGCTTCCCACGAGGTTCCGGGCGATATCGACGACGTGCTCGCCGCGGTCGACGCCTTCGGCGACCGACTCGCCGGCGTCATCTACAACGACGTCGCGGACGCCGTCTACGATACGCTCGAGACCGACGTCGTCGCCGCGCTCGAGGAGCGCGGGATTCCGGTCTTCGGCGTGCTCCCTAGCGAGCGGACGCTCTCGGGGGTCACCGTCGGCGAACTGGCCGAAGAGCTCGGCGCCTCGATGCTCGTCGAAGACGGACGGGACGCCTACGTCGAGCGGTTCAGCGTCGGCGCGATGGGCGCCGACAGCGCCCTGCGCCACTTCCGCCGGACGAAAGACGCGGCCGTTATCACCGGCGGCGACCGCGCCGAGATCCACACCGCCGCGCTCGAGGCGCCGGGCGTGCGCTGTCTCATCCTGACCGGCGGCCACCGCCCGTCGGGCGCGATCATCGGTCAGGCCGCCGAGAAGGGGATGCCGATCCTCTCGGTGCAGACGGATACGCTGACGACCGTCGAACGCGCCGAGGACGTCGTCCGGAGCGGCCGCACGCGCGACGCGGAAACCGTCGACCGGATGGCGGAACTGCTGACCGACCACACGGCGGTCGACTCGATTCTGGACGGTTCTCGCTAG
- a CDS encoding DUF7344 domain-containing protein produces MPKTDRRSSTGTPSHDPPSDEPEALSPDDIFHILQTNRRRDAISYLLDREGPVKMSDIAEHVSAKEHETTVAELTSTQRQRVYIPLYQSHLPKLDEKGVIDYNKPRGIVRPTERIEVFRPYLEAAESNESPDQPDADDGLVDQLFDGTHAMFVGASVGLLAASVSGLLVIPQLTLVAIIGLLFVLTTIKTNLVDSAATKHTGDGRLS; encoded by the coding sequence ATGCCCAAAACAGACCGCCGCTCCTCCACGGGCACGCCCTCCCACGACCCTCCGTCCGACGAACCCGAAGCACTCTCGCCGGACGATATCTTTCACATTCTCCAGACGAACCGCAGACGAGACGCGATCTCGTATCTTCTGGACCGGGAGGGACCGGTCAAGATGAGTGACATCGCCGAGCACGTATCGGCGAAGGAACACGAGACGACCGTCGCGGAGTTGACGTCGACCCAACGGCAGCGCGTGTACATCCCGCTCTATCAGTCCCACCTCCCGAAACTCGATGAGAAGGGAGTCATCGACTACAACAAGCCCCGCGGTATCGTCCGGCCGACCGAACGCATCGAAGTGTTCCGACCGTATCTCGAGGCCGCCGAGTCGAACGAGAGTCCGGATCAGCCGGACGCCGACGATGGACTCGTCGATCAGTTGTTCGATGGCACCCACGCGATGTTCGTCGGGGCGAGCGTCGGCCTGCTCGCGGCGTCCGTAAGCGGACTCCTCGTGATTCCCCAACTGACGCTCGTGGCCATCATCGGGCTCCTGTTCGTCCTGACGACGATCAAGACGAATCTAGTCGACTCCGCCGCGACGAAGCACACCGGCGACGGACGACTCTCGTAG
- a CDS encoding PRC-barrel domain-containing protein, with protein MDDTPQEITSLVGREVYSNNGVFVGEVEDLRLNVDGQAITGLALGNLNSELFTDATRSGQGVIVPYRWVRAVGDVILINDVVERVRQPDEEEEELIA; from the coding sequence ATGGACGACACTCCCCAGGAAATCACTTCCCTCGTTGGACGCGAGGTCTATTCGAACAACGGCGTTTTCGTCGGCGAAGTCGAAGACCTGCGGCTGAACGTCGACGGACAGGCCATCACCGGACTCGCGCTCGGCAACCTCAACTCCGAACTGTTCACCGATGCCACCCGCAGCGGGCAGGGCGTCATCGTTCCCTACCGCTGGGTCCGCGCCGTCGGTGACGTGATCCTGATCAACGACGTCGTCGAACGCGTCCGCCAGCCCGACGAGGAAGAAGAAGAGCTGATCGCGTAG
- a CDS encoding DHH family phosphoesterase, which yields MSTGVTISSISDYAILGCGSVGYAVAEELVEQGKDVLIVDRDESRVESLRDQDLDARTADIREPEAADLVADRDVVLILASDVESNKRAVEHIRAVDDTQFVVARASDPVSGDELEELGADIVINPSSVIAESALRALESGELEYNAGKLAQLLEETSTRLAIVTQDSPDPDSIASAAALQAIASHLGIESDIIYLGDVGHQENRAFVNLLGIDLVQWDEIEDHAVYDTVALVDHGTAGEMNLPVDVVIDHHEPEAEFEPKFVDIRPNMSSTSTIMTKYIQEFDMNVSEEVATALLYGIRAETLDFKRDTTPADLTAAAYLYPFANHDTLEQVESPSMSPETLDVLAEAITNRDVQGSHLVSNAGFVRDREALTQAASHLLNLEGVTTTAVFGIADETIFLAGRSKDIRINIGKVLEDAYGEMGETAGHSTQASAEIPLGIFTGIEISDDTRDTLLELTEEAVKRTLFDAMGVEGSSSEGSNGS from the coding sequence ATGAGTACGGGGGTTACGATCTCGTCGATCTCTGACTACGCGATTCTCGGCTGTGGAAGCGTCGGTTACGCGGTCGCGGAGGAACTCGTCGAGCAGGGGAAGGACGTCCTCATCGTCGACCGCGACGAGAGCCGCGTCGAATCGCTGCGCGACCAGGACTTAGACGCCCGCACCGCCGACATTCGCGAGCCAGAAGCCGCCGACCTCGTCGCCGACCGGGACGTCGTCCTCATCCTCGCCTCGGACGTCGAATCGAACAAACGCGCCGTCGAACACATCCGCGCGGTCGACGACACCCAGTTCGTCGTCGCCCGCGCGAGCGACCCCGTCTCCGGGGACGAACTCGAGGAACTCGGCGCCGACATCGTCATCAACCCCTCCTCGGTGATCGCCGAGTCCGCCCTGCGCGCCCTCGAGTCGGGCGAACTCGAGTACAACGCGGGGAAACTCGCCCAGCTGTTAGAGGAGACCTCGACGCGGCTGGCGATCGTCACCCAGGACAGCCCCGATCCGGACTCGATCGCGTCGGCGGCGGCCCTGCAGGCGATCGCGAGCCACCTCGGCATCGAGTCGGACATCATCTACCTGGGCGACGTCGGCCACCAGGAGAACCGAGCGTTCGTCAACCTGCTGGGGATCGATCTGGTCCAGTGGGACGAGATCGAGGACCACGCGGTCTACGACACCGTCGCGCTGGTCGACCACGGGACCGCCGGCGAGATGAATCTGCCCGTCGACGTCGTCATCGACCACCACGAGCCGGAGGCGGAGTTCGAACCCAAGTTCGTCGACATCCGCCCGAACATGTCCTCGACGTCGACGATCATGACGAAGTACATCCAGGAGTTCGACATGAACGTCTCCGAGGAGGTTGCGACGGCGCTCCTCTACGGCATCCGCGCCGAAACCCTGGATTTCAAACGCGATACGACCCCCGCCGACCTCACCGCAGCCGCCTATCTCTACCCGTTCGCGAACCACGATACCTTAGAGCAGGTGGAGTCGCCGTCGATGTCCCCCGAAACGCTCGACGTCCTCGCGGAGGCGATCACCAACCGCGACGTTCAGGGGAGCCACCTCGTCTCCAACGCCGGCTTCGTCCGCGACCGCGAGGCCCTGACCCAGGCCGCCAGCCACCTGCTGAACCTCGAGGGCGTCACCACCACCGCCGTCTTCGGCATCGCCGACGAGACCATCTTCCTCGCCGGTCGATCAAAGGACATCCGCATCAACATCGGGAAGGTCTTGGAGGACGCCTACGGCGAAATGGGCGAGACGGCCGGCCACTCGACCCAGGCCAGCGCGGAGATCCCGCTCGGCATCTTCACCGGGATCGAGATCTCCGACGACACCCGCGACACGCTGCTCGAGTTGACCGAGGAGGCGGTCAAACGGACGCTGTTCGACGCGATGGGCGTCGAGGGCAGCAGCAGCGAGGGGTCGAACGGGAGCTGA